The Mesorhizobium sp. INR15 region CGGTTATTTTCGCGGCCTGGTCGACGACGTCGTCAGCCGCATCCTCGAAGCTTTCATGGCGGTCCCGGTGGTCATCGTCGCACTGCTGGCGATCGTGGCGCTCGGCACATCCAAGACCACGGTCATCATCGTCATCGGCTTCAGCTTCGCGCCGATCATTGCGCGCACCGTGCGCGCCGCCGTACTCGCCGAACGCGAGCTCGACTATGTCGCCGCCGCGCAACTCCGGCATGAAAGTGCGCTGCATACGATGTTCGTCGAAATCCTGCCGAACGTCATCCCGCCGATCCTGGTGGAGACGACGGTTCGGCTCGGCTATGCGATCTTCGCCGTCGCCACGCTGTCTTTCATGGGCTTCGGCATCCAGCCGCCCTCGCCTGACTGGGGGCTTTCGATCTCCAGCAACTACGGCATGATCGGCGGCGGTTTCTGGTGGACGGTGCTGTTTGATGCACTCGCCATCGCGTCGCTGGTGATCGGCGTCAATCTGGTGGCCGACGGTGTCCAGGGGGCGTTGAATGACTGAGCCCGCCCAAGCACTGACTGAGAAGGCTGAAAACGCGCTCGAACTGCATGACCTTTCGGTGGCCTACCGCGTTGCCGGCCGCAACCGGGCGGTGCTGCGCAATCTCAGTCTCAACATCGGCCAAGGCGAAGCTTACGGGCTGGTCGGCGAGTCCGGTTGCGGCAAGTCCACCGTCGCGCTCTCCGTCGTCCGCTATCTGCCGCGCAATGGCTCGATCACAGGCGGGGCGATCTCGCTCGATGGCCGGGATGTGATGAAGCTGGACGCCGAAGCGTTGCGGCAGGCGCGGGCAAAAAGCGTCTCGATGGTCTACCAGGATCCGGGCAAGGCGCTGAACCCGTCGATCCGCATCGGCCGCCAGTTGACCGAGATATTCGAACTTGGCGGCATCACCGGACAGGTAGCCACCGACCGCGCCATCGCCATGCTGAACCGCGTGCGCATTTCCGATCCGGCAAGCGTCATGCAGCGCTATCCGCACCAGCTGTCGGGCGGCATGCAGCAACGTGTCGCCATCGCCATGGCGCTTGCCAACGACCCAACGATGCTGATCCTCGACGAGCCGACGACCGGCCTCGACGCGACGGTTGAAGCCGAGGTGCTCGACCTGATCGCACAGCTGCGGCAGGAATTGTCGGCCTCGATCCTGTTCATCAGCCACAACCTGGCCGTCGTCTCCAACATGTGCGATCGGGTCGGTGTTCTCTATGCCGGCATGCTTGTGGAGGAAGGACCAACCGATGTCGTGTTCAACGATCCGCGCCATCCTTACACCGTCGCGCTGCTGCGCTGCCTGCCGCGCGGCGGACAACGCAAGGACCAGGGCCGCCTCGACACCATTCCGGGCTTCCTGCCTGGCATCGGCGCTGTGATCAAAGGCTGTGCCTTCGCCGACCGCTGCGCGCTCGCCGACGACCGCTGCCGCACGGAATTGCCGCCGCTCTACGAGCTTGGCGATCGCCACGGGGGCAGCCGGCTGTCGCGCTGTCACTACCACGAACAGGCGCAGTCCCTGCCGCGCGCCACGCCAAGCGATGCAGCGGCTCCCGCGCCGAAAGCCACGGCTGAGCCGGTGCTGCGCGTTGCCGGGCTGAACAAGACCTATGCAAGCCACGGCCATGCATTGCGCGCCGTGAAAGATGTGACGCTCGATCTGCGGCCCGGGGAAACGCTGGGGCTGGTCGGAGAGTCCGGCAGCGGCAAGACGACCTTCGCCCGGCTGCTGCTTGGCCTGGTGCCACCTGATGAGGGCGGCACCATCGAACTCGAAGGTAAGGCGCTGGCGCCACGGCTTGAAAACAGAACCGCCGACCAGATCAAGGCGATGCAGATCGTCTTTCAGAACCCGGACTCGGCACTCAACCGTTCGCACTCGATCCGGCATCTGATCGGCCGCGCCCTGAAGCGGCTGGCGGGGCTCAGCGGCAAGGCGCTGGAAGCACGGCTCAACGACCTGGTTCGTTCGGTCCGGCTCACGGACCGGCATCTTGCCGTCAAGCCACGCCAGCTCTCCGGCGGGCTGAAGCAGCGCGTCGCCATTGCCCGCGCCTTCGCCGGCGACCCGCGCATTGTCGTCTGCGACGAGCCGACTTCGGCGCTCGACGTGTCGGTGCAGGCGGCCATCCTCAACCTGCTCGCGGACCTGCAGTCGAAGGAAGACGTCAGCTACATCTTCATCTCGCACGATCTCGCCGTCGTGCGTTATCTCTCGGACAAGATCGCAGTTCTGTATCTCGGCCGCATCATGGAACTGGGGCCATCGGAAGACGTGTTTTCCGGCCCGCATCACCCCTATACGGAAGCGCTGCTGTCGGCCGTGCCGAAACTCGACCAGACGGAGACATCACGCATTCGCCTGGATGGTGAGATTCCCAGTGCCGTCAACCCGCCAAGCGGCTGCGTGTTCAACACCCGCTGCCCGCGAAAGCTCGGCGCGATCTGCGAACAGCAGGAGCCGCCACTGGCCGAGGCCCAACCCGGTCACGCAATCCGCTGCCATATTCCTTATGCGGAACTGGCGAGGCTGCAGAAAGCGGTCGAGATCGAACCGGCATAGTGAGAGCATAGCGGTTACATCTCGCCCGCCATCACGAAGGCGCGGCCGCCTTTCGCGAAGCCCTGCTCCGCGGACCACTCCCCTGCCAGGGTCCGCAGCCCTTTCAGCGCAACGTCCAACGTGTCCGACGAGGCAGGATTGCTCGGATAGGCAAGATAGATCGGGCGCTGGAAAACCGGCGCATCCTCGACGCGGCGCATTTCACCGCGCGCGATATGGCCACTCACCGCGCTGAGCGGCAGATAGGCCGCCGCCTTTTGTGACAGCACATGCTGCAGGCCGATGAAAACCAAGCCCGCCGATATCGCCGGCTTCGCCATCGCCGCAAAGGCCCGGTCGTGTTCGATGCGGAACTCCAGTCCCCAATCCATGAGGATGTAGTTTTCGCTCCACGGCCGCGTTTGCTCCGCGTGCTGGACCAGGATGACCTGGTCGATCGCCAGTGTCTCAAAGACGATGCCGGGATGCGGTCGCGGCAGATAGAGAATGCAGATGTCGAGCAAGCCTTCCGCCAGCTGATCGATCGCCAGGTCGGGGAAACTGCCCTCCAGCCGCAACGCCACATTCGGCCGCTCGGCGCGCATCCAGGCGATCCAGGGCGAGGTGATGCGGTCCCAGAGATAGGCGGGCGCGGTGAGCCGCAGCAGCGTCTCATAGCCATCGGGAACAGCGATATCCTGACGCGATTGTTCCCAGGTGCGGGTGATCGAGGAGGCGTGTGGCAGGAACTGCCGGCCAGCAGGCGTCAGGCTGACTCCATCCCGGTCGCGCACGAAAAGGCGGCGGCCCAACTGCTCCTCGAGCCCCCTGATCCGGGCACTGATCGTGGACTGAGCCAGGTTGAGCCGGCCAGCCGCGACCGTGAAGCTGCCATGCTCGGCGACCTCCAGAAAACTGCGCAGGTTTTCAGTGTCCATGTCTTGGCTCCTGCATCGAAATTCTCGATGGCTCCTATCAAAAAATATCGCTTTCCGGCTGCGGTCAACAATGAACTAGATGCGCAACCCCAAGACAAGCGAGGAATGCAGCCGTGCCAGAGCATTTCAAGATGATCGATACAGTCCGCGGAAAACTCACTGAAATCGAAAATTCCGCTGTCGACGAATTGCTGGCAGGCCGGCTCGATCGGCGCGGTTTCCTGCGCCACGGCAGCATGCTCGGCCTGTCACTGCCGTTCCTCGGCAGCCTTGTCGCGGCAGCCGGCCTTGGTGTTCAGGAGGCGCGCGCCGAGGGCACGCCGGGCGGAACCGTTCGCGCCGGCATCGCCACGCCGGGCGGCGCCATCGATCCCGTCACCTACTATGACAGCGGCAGCTATCAGCTGGTTTTCCAGACCGCCGAGTTTCTCTGCGTCACCCAGCCGGATCTCACCCTGCGGCCGGTGCTGGCGGAGAGTTGGGCGCCCAATGAGGACGGCAGCGTCTGGACCTTCAAGCTGCGCAAGGGCGTCAAATTCCACAATGGCGAGGACTTCAAGGCCGACGATGTGGTCGCTACATTCGATCGGCTGGCCGACACGAACGGCGCGTCGAATGCATTGTCGGTATTCAAGGGGCTCCTGTCGAAAGGCGGCACGCGGAAGGTCGACGACCATACCGTTGCCTTTCATCTCGATGCGCCGAACGGCAACTTTCCCTATTCGGTGTCGATCGACAATTACAACGCCGTCATCCTGCCGGCGAGCTACAAGGGCGACTACGAAAAAACCTTTGAAGGCACCGGACCCTTCCGCCTGGAGAGCTACACGCCCAAGGTCGGCGCAACCTTCATCCGCAATCCGGACTATTGGGGCGAGAAGGCCCTGCCCGACCGTCTCGAATTCAAGTTCTACGCCGATGTGCAGCCGCGCATCCTCGCGCTGCAGGCGGGCGAAGTGGACCTTCTCGACGCCATTCCGCTCGATGTCAGCCAGGTCATGCTCAACAACCCCGACATCACGGTGCTGCGCGTCGCCTCGACCGCGCACCGCCAGCTGCATATGCGTTGCGACACCGGCCCGTTCACCGACAAGCGCGTGCGCCAGGCTTTGGCGCTGTGTATCGATCGCGGCAAGCTGGTCGATGGTCTTTGCCACGGCATGGCGGCAGCCGGCAATGACAGCCCCTTCGCGCCGGCCTTCCCCTCAACCGACAAGACGGTGCCGCAGCGCGTTCAGGGCATCGCCAAGGCCAAGCAGTTGCTGGAGGCTGCCGGCCTTGCCAGCGGCTTCGACATCACCCTGACCACGCTGCGCTATTCGGACATTCCCGGCTATGCACAGTTGTTTCAGAATTTCGCCAAGGAAATCGGCGCCCGCATCTCGCTCAACATCGAGGACCAGGACAAATATTACGGCAAGGCGGTGTTCGGCCAATCGGACTGGCTAGACAGCCCGCTCGGCATCACCGACTACGCGCACCGCAGTGTGCCGAATGTCTTCCTCAAAAGCCCGCTGGTCAGCGACGGCCCTTGGAACGCCGCGCATTTCAAGAGTTCCGCCTATGACGGCATGGTCGCCAGCTATCAGAAGGCGCTCGATATCGGCGCCCAGCGTACGGCCGCGTCCGACATCCAGAAACTGCTGCTCGACGAGACGCCGGTGATCTTCAGCTACTTCCCCGATTTGCTGGTGCCGGTGCGCAGGAATGTGAGCGGCTTGCCGCCAATCGCCGCCGGGCTGCTGCTCGATCGCGTATCGATAGGCTGATCGTGAACCAGATCACCAAGGCCAGGAAACGGGAGGCCACCATTCGCAAGCGCCATCTGCGCGGCCGCGGACCACATTTTCCGCTGCTCGACAACATCACCCAATATGATTTCGAACCGGGTTATGTCGCCTTCACCATGCCGACGCTGAAGCGGCTGCGGGTGCAGGTGGGCTCGATGACGGTCGCCGACACGGTCAACGCGCTGGTGCTCTACGAGTCCGACCATCTGCCGGTCTATTATTTCCCGATGAGCGATGTGCGCGAAGAGTTTCTGTTGCCGAGCACGACGACGACGGAGAGCCCGTTCAAGGGCGTGGCCACGCACTATTCGCTCAACACCGGCGTGACGCTGGTCGAGGACGCCGCCTGGCGCTACGCCAATCCGGTCAAGGGCTGCCCGCCGATCGGCGACTACATGTCGTTCTTCTGGAGCAAGATGGGCCATTGGTACGAGGAGGACGAGGAGATTTTCGTCCATGCCCGTGACCCATTCCGCCGTGTCGACTGCCTGCCATCGCAACGCCGTGTGCAGGTCATTCTTGACGGCGAGCAAGTGGCGGATTCACGCCGTGGCGTGTTCCTGTTCGAGACTGGCCATCCGGTGCGCCACTATCTCCCGATCTCGGATACGCGGCTCGATATGTTTTCACCCAGCCGCTACATCTCGCGCTGCCCTTACAAGGGCATCTCCAGTTACTATCATGTCACCACCGGCACCAAGCGCCACGAGAACATGGTCTGGTACTATCCCGAGCCGGTCCACGAAGCTGAGCGCATCAAGGGCTTGGTGTGCTTCCACCATGAACTGGTCGACAAGATCCTGATCGACGGCGTCGAAATCCCCAAGGAAGCCACGGCCGCATCCGACGGCTATTTCTGAGCGCCCTCGCCCGGGGCACGGAACGCTTGCCGTCGGGGTACCGCAGCGGATACCCTCTTAAGCCAAGGAGGGCATTCCATGGATCTTTTCAAACTGAACGGCGATGTCGCGCTGGTCACTGGCGCCGGCAGTGGCATCGGCCAGGCCGTCGCGATCGGACTGGCCGAGGCAGGCGCCGATGTCGCCTGTTTCGGCCACGCCTCAAAGGGTGGGCTGGACGAAACCGCTCAGCGGATCACGGCGCTCGGCCGCAAGGCGCTGGTGCTGACCGGCACGGTGACATCGGAGACAGATCTTGCAGCCGCGATCGATCGGGTCGAGAGCGAACTCGGTGCGCTGACGATTGCCGTCAACAATGCGGGCATAGCCGGGTCGGAGCCCGCCGAGACGCTGTCGCTGGAGACATGGCAAAGGGTGCACGAGGTCAATGTTGCCGGCGTGTTCCTGTCCTGTCAGGCCGAGGCACGCAAGATGCTGGCGCGCGGCAAGGGTTCGATCATAAACATCGCCTCGATGTCCGGCACGATCGTCAATCGCGGGCTGACGCAAGCGCACTACAACTCGTCGAAAGCCGCCGTGATCCACATGTCGAAAAGCCTGGCCATGGAGTGGGCCGACCGTGGCCTGCGCGTCAATGTCGTCAGCCCAGGCTACACGCTGACGCCGATGAACAAGCGGCCGGAGGTGGCCGAAGAGGTGAAGATCTTCAAACGCGACACGCCCATGGGCCGCATGGCGGCCCCGGAGGAGATGGTTGGGCCGACGGTGTTCCTTGCCAGCCGCGCATCGAGCTTCGTCACCGGCCTCGACCTGATCGTCGATGGTGGCTACGTCTGCTGGTAGGGTCAGCCGGACTTCGCCTGCAGTCTGAAATTCGGCGGCAAGCGTGGCGTTAGGCGTTGCGCGAGATGAACCTTGGTATATATAATTTCATCTCATGAAAATGGCTCAGGCGAGATGCTTGCCCGGGTCGTTGGCCGAAATCGTGGGACCTTGATGGCTCGCAAGTTTCAGAGCGCCGCAGCGCTGGCAACCGATCCGTGGATGACTGCTTCGGCAGCAATCTCCCGGCAGCCATGACGCGGCCCCTTCGGCACAACATCATTTTCTTCGACCTGAGCATTATTTCGCCTGCGCCGGCCCCAGCCGCGCTGCTGGCGAGAACGGCCTTGCGCAACGATGAACCTTTCCAACACAATCAAGAAAAGCCGCAAGAAGGGAACCAACGCTAATTTCACCACAGCTTGAAGGAGAACAAGCATGTCATTTCGCAGTCGCATCTCGAGACTTTCGGCGGGCGCACTCGCGCTCGCGACGGTAAGCCTGCTCTCGCCATCCGCCCATGCCGCGGCACCTGAATCCAACGACCCGATCAAGATCGCGCTGTTCGACTGGACCAGCGTCAATCTCAACGCCAAGATCCTCGGCGGCATCCTGGAGAAGCTTGGCTATACCGTCGAATATCCGACCGCCGACTACCTCTCCAGCCTGACCACCGGCCTGACCAACGGCGACCTCGATGTCGGCATGGAGTTCTGGGACACCACCGCCGGCGAAGCCATGAAGGCCTCAGACGCCACCGGCCAGACCGAGCGTCTCGGCAAGCTAGGCCCCAAGGCCAAGGAAGAGTGGTGGTTTCCAGAATACATGAAAGAGAAATGCCCCGGCCTGCCCAATTGGGAAGCACTGAAGGACCCGAAATGCGCCGAGGCCTTCTCGACAGCGGAGACCGCGCCGAAGGGCCGCTATCTCGGCGGGCCGGTAACCTGGGAAGGCTTCGACGACGAGCGCGTCGCGGCGCTGAAACTGCCCTTCACCGTCATCCATGCCGGCACCGACGCGGCGATGTTCGCCGAACTGGATTCGGCCTATCAGCGCAAGGCGCCGATCATGCTGTGGATTTACTCGCCGCATTGGGCGCCGGCCAAGTACAAGGGCGAGTGGGTGCAATTCCCCG contains the following coding sequences:
- a CDS encoding ABC transporter substrate-binding protein; the protein is MPEHFKMIDTVRGKLTEIENSAVDELLAGRLDRRGFLRHGSMLGLSLPFLGSLVAAAGLGVQEARAEGTPGGTVRAGIATPGGAIDPVTYYDSGSYQLVFQTAEFLCVTQPDLTLRPVLAESWAPNEDGSVWTFKLRKGVKFHNGEDFKADDVVATFDRLADTNGASNALSVFKGLLSKGGTRKVDDHTVAFHLDAPNGNFPYSVSIDNYNAVILPASYKGDYEKTFEGTGPFRLESYTPKVGATFIRNPDYWGEKALPDRLEFKFYADVQPRILALQAGEVDLLDAIPLDVSQVMLNNPDITVLRVASTAHRQLHMRCDTGPFTDKRVRQALALCIDRGKLVDGLCHGMAAAGNDSPFAPAFPSTDKTVPQRVQGIAKAKQLLEAAGLASGFDITLTTLRYSDIPGYAQLFQNFAKEIGARISLNIEDQDKYYGKAVFGQSDWLDSPLGITDYAHRSVPNVFLKSPLVSDGPWNAAHFKSSAYDGMVASYQKALDIGAQRTAASDIQKLLLDETPVIFSYFPDLLVPVRRNVSGLPPIAAGLLLDRVSIG
- a CDS encoding ABC transporter permease translates to MSTTQAQISPPPADDTRRRSPAAEVFFSLMRSGTFLTGLAIVLFWVACALFGEHFAPYDPLADDIINGLAPPSAEHWFGTDQIGRDVFSRVIVGSRDILTVAPLATLLATVMGTTLGLFTGYFRGLVDDVVSRILEAFMAVPVVIVALLAIVALGTSKTTVIIVIGFSFAPIIARTVRAAVLAERELDYVAAAQLRHESALHTMFVEILPNVIPPILVETTVRLGYAIFAVATLSFMGFGIQPPSPDWGLSISSNYGMIGGGFWWTVLFDALAIASLVIGVNLVADGVQGALND
- a CDS encoding ABC transporter substrate-binding protein, whose translation is MSFRSRISRLSAGALALATVSLLSPSAHAAAPESNDPIKIALFDWTSVNLNAKILGGILEKLGYTVEYPTADYLSSLTTGLTNGDLDVGMEFWDTTAGEAMKASDATGQTERLGKLGPKAKEEWWFPEYMKEKCPGLPNWEALKDPKCAEAFSTAETAPKGRYLGGPVTWEGFDDERVAALKLPFTVIHAGTDAAMFAELDSAYQRKAPIMLWIYSPHWAPAKYKGEWVQFPEYTPECYNDPKWGVNPDAKYDCGKPHGEIWKYSWNGMKDKWPVAYKVAKNFTIDTDELNKMSGEVDLDGKKPEDVAAAWIAAHEADWKAWAQ
- a CDS encoding SDR family oxidoreductase; the encoded protein is MDLFKLNGDVALVTGAGSGIGQAVAIGLAEAGADVACFGHASKGGLDETAQRITALGRKALVLTGTVTSETDLAAAIDRVESELGALTIAVNNAGIAGSEPAETLSLETWQRVHEVNVAGVFLSCQAEARKMLARGKGSIINIASMSGTIVNRGLTQAHYNSSKAAVIHMSKSLAMEWADRGLRVNVVSPGYTLTPMNKRPEVAEEVKIFKRDTPMGRMAAPEEMVGPTVFLASRASSFVTGLDLIVDGGYVCW
- a CDS encoding LysR family transcriptional regulator, yielding MDTENLRSFLEVAEHGSFTVAAGRLNLAQSTISARIRGLEEQLGRRLFVRDRDGVSLTPAGRQFLPHASSITRTWEQSRQDIAVPDGYETLLRLTAPAYLWDRITSPWIAWMRAERPNVALRLEGSFPDLAIDQLAEGLLDICILYLPRPHPGIVFETLAIDQVILVQHAEQTRPWSENYILMDWGLEFRIEHDRAFAAMAKPAISAGLVFIGLQHVLSQKAAAYLPLSAVSGHIARGEMRRVEDAPVFQRPIYLAYPSNPASSDTLDVALKGLRTLAGEWSAEQGFAKGGRAFVMAGEM
- a CDS encoding DUF427 domain-containing protein; this encodes MLDNITQYDFEPGYVAFTMPTLKRLRVQVGSMTVADTVNALVLYESDHLPVYYFPMSDVREEFLLPSTTTTESPFKGVATHYSLNTGVTLVEDAAWRYANPVKGCPPIGDYMSFFWSKMGHWYEEDEEIFVHARDPFRRVDCLPSQRRVQVILDGEQVADSRRGVFLFETGHPVRHYLPISDTRLDMFSPSRYISRCPYKGISSYYHVTTGTKRHENMVWYYPEPVHEAERIKGLVCFHHELVDKILIDGVEIPKEATAASDGYF
- a CDS encoding ABC transporter ATP-binding protein — translated: MTEPAQALTEKAENALELHDLSVAYRVAGRNRAVLRNLSLNIGQGEAYGLVGESGCGKSTVALSVVRYLPRNGSITGGAISLDGRDVMKLDAEALRQARAKSVSMVYQDPGKALNPSIRIGRQLTEIFELGGITGQVATDRAIAMLNRVRISDPASVMQRYPHQLSGGMQQRVAIAMALANDPTMLILDEPTTGLDATVEAEVLDLIAQLRQELSASILFISHNLAVVSNMCDRVGVLYAGMLVEEGPTDVVFNDPRHPYTVALLRCLPRGGQRKDQGRLDTIPGFLPGIGAVIKGCAFADRCALADDRCRTELPPLYELGDRHGGSRLSRCHYHEQAQSLPRATPSDAAAPAPKATAEPVLRVAGLNKTYASHGHALRAVKDVTLDLRPGETLGLVGESGSGKTTFARLLLGLVPPDEGGTIELEGKALAPRLENRTADQIKAMQIVFQNPDSALNRSHSIRHLIGRALKRLAGLSGKALEARLNDLVRSVRLTDRHLAVKPRQLSGGLKQRVAIARAFAGDPRIVVCDEPTSALDVSVQAAILNLLADLQSKEDVSYIFISHDLAVVRYLSDKIAVLYLGRIMELGPSEDVFSGPHHPYTEALLSAVPKLDQTETSRIRLDGEIPSAVNPPSGCVFNTRCPRKLGAICEQQEPPLAEAQPGHAIRCHIPYAELARLQKAVEIEPA